A window of Fragaria vesca subsp. vesca linkage group LG7, FraVesHawaii_1.0, whole genome shotgun sequence contains these coding sequences:
- the LOC101307332 gene encoding uncharacterized protein LOC101307332, which yields MRPRNRIPLRERFSQNLEGKEHTDHTTMNLIDPERAPIYEDISSGSPNIIASVRENRRSSRKRFFQDLQDEGTSMMCHNSREQNNMIYTETTMSTKSVEEHADGINSVSGISSHPQTVDRTWLSLVEIEKNSNTGTTSNGNANGIGNNVQDLSSFSQAHYQSQCQGAVVEYKDFGDNSFQCIHCNAYYWRDEKNTRGVYTGCCKGGQVRLQPSKPTPTFLEHLLDPNNGAKGTRFRENIRVYNSMFAFTSMGADIVKDINKNGSGPYVFKICGQVYHLMGSVLPLDGKPPKFAQLYVYDTKNEISNRINALNPNKKQRIDPHIVSGLIQMFDEINELTKLFRSIRDKFENDSLPSFSMTMLSR from the exons ATGCGTCCTCGGAATCGAATACCCTTAAGAGAACGATTTTCCCAAAACTTGGAAGGCAAAGAACATACCGATCACACTACGATGAACTTAATTGATCCTGAACGGGCACCAATTTATGAAGATATCTCCAGTGGCAGTCCAAATATAATAG CCTCTGTGCGTGAAAATAGAAGATCCTCAAGAAAAAGATTTTTTCAAGACCTACAAGATGAGGGAACATCAATGATGTGTCATAATTCTAGAGAGCAAAATAATATGATATATACAGAAACAACAATGAGTACAAAATCTGTTGAAGAACATGCAGATGGGATAAACAGTGTTTCAGGCATAAGCAGTCATCCACAAACTGTTGATCGTACTTGGTTGAGTTTAGTAGAAATTGAAAAGAACTCAAATACTGGAACTACGTCAAATGGTAATGCCAATGGAATAG GAAACAATGTCCAGGATTTATCCTCATTTAGTCAAGCACACTACCAAAGTCAATGCCAAG GTGCCGTTGTAGAGTACAAAGATTTCGGTGACAATTCATTTCAATGTATTCATTGCAATGCATATTATTGGCGGGATGAGAAAAATACACGTGGAGTCTACACCGGTTGTTGTAAGGGAGGACAAGTGAGATTACAACCATCAAAGCCGACTCCAACTTTTCTCGAACATCTATTGGATCCAAACAATGGTGCAAAAGGTACACGTTTTCGTGAAAATATTCGTGTATATAATTCGATGTTTGCTTTTACTTCAATGGGTGCAGATATTGTTAAAGATATAAACAAGAATGGATCTGGACCTTATGTCTTTAAAATATGTGGACAAGTGTATCATTTAATGGGCTCTGTCTTACCACTTGATGGCAAACCCCCTAAATTTGCACAATTGTATGTTTATGATACGAAAAATGAAATATCAAATCGCATCAATGCTCTGAATCCTAACAAAAAACAAAGAATTGATCCTCATATCGTAAGTGGACTTATACAAATGTTTGATGAGATCAATGAGTTGACAAAGTTATTTCGAAGCATTAGAGATAAATTTGAGAATGATTCTTTACCTTCATTTAGTATGACCATGCTAAGTCGTTAA
- the LOC101291286 gene encoding uncharacterized protein LOC101291286, with product MAASLPIPIPATPRSYFVFLEGFQYQMFESRLDPERVVGLPLRELPSGERAPFVDPEVPIVTLNLAAPAIRFPDVTGRFLRVVPYTAMIGPDDTTIIIAPVAEQTHRHGFYVLRSFSFLRQRLWEASGWRFLINIRPRRREPHDMVESILKCGTFEARVTFRSPYAVSSVLGGAGRVRYAFWDGIRRDELLLKSDKRMLEMLEDRPDRDSRLLITFDDQLHYAELHNFFNRFGTVNHVILLDADVGQPRGAVVLFHNPEAVRNTLRGAQVLTLYHGEIEIRVRPYPTA from the exons ATGGCGGCATCTCTACCCATACCGATTCCCGCGACCCCAAGAAGCTACTTCGTCTTCTTGGAAGGGTTTCAGTACCAGATGTTCGAGTCGAGATTAGACCCGGAGCGAGTCGTGGGTCTCCCGCTGAGGGAGTTGCCGTCCGGCGAGAGAGCCCCCTTTGTTGATCCCGAGGTGCCAATCGTCACCCTGAATCTCGCCGCGCCGGCGATTCGATTCCCCGACGTTACCGGGCGTTTCCTCAGAGTGGTTCCCTATACGGCCATGATCGGTCCTGACGACACGACCATTATCATCGCGCCGGTGGCGGAGCAGACCCACCGCCACGGCTTCTACGTGCTTCGCTCGTTCAGCTTCCTCCGTCAACGGCTCTGGGAGGCTTCAGGTTGGAGATTTCTGATCAATATACGGCCAAGGAGGAGAGAACC CCATGATATGGTTGAGAGTATACTGAAGTGTGGGACATTTGAGGCCCGGGTGACTTTCCGGAGTCCTTACGCCGTGAGCTCTGTGCTGGGTGGTGCTGGGAGAGTCCGGTATGCTTTTTGGGACGGCATACGACGAGATGAGCTATTGCTGAAGTCAGACAAGAGAATGCTGGAAATGCTGGAAGACAGGCCAGACCGTGATAGCAGACTTCTCATCACTTTTGATGATCAGCTCCATTATGCAGAATTGCACAACTTTTTCAACAG ATTTGGAACAGTAAACCATGTGATATTGCTGGATGCTGATGTTGGGCAGCCCAGGGGAGCCGTTGTCCTCTTCCACAACCCTGAAGCTGTTAGGAACACACTGAGAGGTGCACAAGTGCTGACCCTGTACCATGGTGAGATAGAGATTAGAGTCAGGCCTTACCCAACAGCCTGA